One segment of Solanum stenotomum isolate F172 chromosome 1, ASM1918654v1, whole genome shotgun sequence DNA contains the following:
- the LOC125847685 gene encoding uncharacterized protein PB18E9.04c-like, whose protein sequence is MPNTIMTRGASKFIFLFFLFILLACISGLSPAKRIEHRELEREKEQKYHMFGKGLLELLPIRAIKHDLMDPPATMGFPTTPIVNPVTTPSNMPPDNSAPTVVTVPSTNPNLGIPNFGSIPPAAPSTTPVTDPNSNPPVPLTNPVTTPSTSTPVSNPVTMNPNPVGGVPATTPVTPPATTNAPATGGQSWCVAKNGAGDTSLQSALDYACGMGADCSAIQQGGSCYNPNSLEGHASYAFNSYFQKNPAQTSCDFGGAAMITNSNPSSGSCVFPASGSSLSSPATTTTPMSGTPVPTTSSSTGAAIPGLAPPTVTNGNDSGFGMMPSGIGDSIPPTTSTSLSMSNELQPLVGCIVLVASIATSKLVLEF, encoded by the exons ATGCCCAACACTATAATGACTAGAGGAGCTTCAAAATTcatcttcttattcttcttgttTATTCTTCTTGCCTGCATTTCTG GATTATCCCCAGCTAAAAGAATTGAGCACAGAGAGCTTGAAAgggaaaaggaacaaaaatatcATATGTTTGGGAAAGGACTGCTTGAGTTGTTACCCATTAGAGCAATTAAACATGACTTGATGGATCCACCAGCAACAATGGGATTTCCTACAACCCCTATAGTAAATCCTGTCACAACTCCGTCTAATATGCCTCCAGATAACTCAGCTCCAACAGTTGTTACTGTCCCATCCACAAATCCTAACCTTGGAATTCCAAATTTTGGGTCTATACCTCCAGCAGCTCCTTCTACGACCCCTGTGACTGACCCAAACTCCAATCCTCCGGTACCACTAACTAATCCAGTTACCACCCCCAGCACAAGTACACCCGTAAGTAATCCTGTAACAATGAACCCAAATCCGGTAGGGGGTGTTCCTGCCACCACCCCGGTAACGCCTCCTGCAACCACAAATGCTCCTGCTACTGGAGGGCAGAGCTGGTGTGTTGCAAAGAATGGAGCTGGAGACACTTCACTTCAGTCGGCGCTTGATTATGCTTGTGGGATGGGAGCAGATTGCTCAGCCATCCAGCAGGGTGGAAGTTGTTATAATCCCAATAGTCTGGAAGGTCATGCATCCTATGCCTTCAATAGCTACTTTCAAAAGAATCCAGCACAAACGAGCTGTGATTTTGGGGGTGCTGCCATGATAACCAACTCAAACCCAA GCAGTGGCTCTTGTGTTTTCCCTGCATCGGGGTCTTCTTTGTCATCGCCTGCAACAACTACCACGCCAATGTCTGGAACTCCAGTTCCAACAACATCCTCATCAACAGGTGCAGCAATACCAGG CTTAGCACCTCCAACAGTGACGAATGGTAACGACTCTGGTTTTGGAATGATGCCCTCGGGCATCGGTGATAGTATTCCTCCGACTACTTCTACTTCACTGTCCATGTCAAATGAATTGCAACCCCTAGTTGGCTGCATCGTTCTAGTCGCGTCCATCGCGACTAGTAAGCTGGTCTTGGAGTTTTGA
- the LOC125864801 gene encoding serine/threonine-protein kinase haspin homolog — protein sequence MTSRSVDLWAELIAAEQEHFDRPSQQIQEPNIAVVYRRQKPHSITPKDAEGRQSTSNSGNENRLSFLPVKRISWNRSLSTRGRTSIAAVCAEIHPQQRKPGRKAKPPLPRGKKVEAPNYEKERAYFQEVDDFELMVESPSPNKCSAWTVGIQTDDVVISRLSSVLQKWLISKKLNDSYAPPASLSKILETPASRKESAIRFIYGSSTAKTPEKKSLRIPSGLYSSQNKRIGFTIEDVSREQPLSEKGTGEICPMDEEGCEDIDVAVSKLSLTSRPSSVDGHTWDPFLALLAACGQSAPLTLLEILSKYCETQTIAKVGEGTFGEAFKVGENVCKIVPFDGNFRVNGELQKKSEELLEEVILSGTLNSLRAHDGHLLNSCSTFIQTMDMRVCQGHYDASLLKAWEDWDGKHGSENDHPKEFPEKQCYAVFVQEHGGKDLESFVLLNFDEARSLLSQVTLALAVSEAAYEFEHRDLHWGNILLSRKGLDTVQFTLEGNEIHVRTYGLLVSIIDFTLSRINTGEDILFLDLSSDPELFEGPKGDKQSDTYRKMRDVTGEFWEGSFPKTNVLWLQYLVDILLLKKSYERSSKDERELRSLKKRLNSYGSAREATSDAFFSDLIINLQH from the exons ATGACTTCACGATCAG TTGATTTGTGGGCAGAACTCATAGCTGCTGAACAAGAACACTTTGATCGTCCCTCTCAACAAATTCAAGAACCAAATATTGCTGTTGTATATCGGCGGCAAAAGCCCCATAGTATTACCCCAAAGGATGCCGAAGG GAGGCAATCGACTTCGAATTCGGGTAATGAAAATCGACTGAGTTTTCTACCTGTTAAACGAATCAGTTGGAATCGTTCCCTTTCCACCAG GGGGAGAACCAGTATTGCTGCTGTATGTGCCGAAATACATCCTCAACAAAGGAAGCCTGGTCGAAAAGCAAAACCACCTCTTCCAAGG GGTAAAAAGGTTGAAGCTCCGAACTATGAAAAGGAGCGAGCATATTTTCAAGAAGTTGATGATTTTGAACTAATGGTGGAAAGCCCCTCCCCAAACAAATGCAGTGCATGGACTGTGGGCATCCAAACTGATGACGTCGTTATATCACGCCTCTCCTCAGTACTACAGAAATGGTTGATTTCTAAGAAACTTAACGATTCCTATGCACCTCCCGCTTCATTATCGAAGATATTAGAAACCCCAGCCTCACGCAAAGAATCTGCTATCAGATTTATTTATGGATCCTCAACTGCGAAAACCccggaaaaaaaatcattgcgAATTCCCTCTGGTTTGTACTCCAGCCAGAATAAACGCATTGGTTTTACAATTGAAGATGTGTCCAGAGAGCAGCCTTTATCAGAAAAAGGCACTGGAGAAATATGTCCCATGGATGAGGAAGGTTGCGAAGATATCGATGTAGCTGTTAGTAAACTTTCTCTGACTTCCAGGCCTTCTTCAGTGGATGGTCACACTTGGGATCCATTTTTGGCTCTATTGGCAGCATGTGGACAGTCTGCCCCTTTAACATTATTGGAGATATTATCAAAGTATTG TGAGACGCAAACAATTGCCAAGGTTGGAGAAGGCACATTTGGGGAGGCATTTAAGGTTGGCGAAAATGTCTGCAAAATTGTCCCATTCGATGGAAATTTCCGAGTAAATGGAGAATTACAAAAG AAATCAGAAGAGCTACTTGAGGAAGTCATACTCTCTGGCACCCTTAATAGCTTAAGAGCTCATGATGGTCATCTCCTGAACTCCTGTTCCACCTTTATACAGACAATGGA CATGAGGGTGTGCCAAGGTCATTATGATGCATCCCTATTAAAAGCATGGGAAGACTGGGATGGGAAGCATGGTTCAGAAAATGACCATCCTAAGGAATTTCCAGAAAAGCAG TGCTATGCTGTGTTCGTTCAAGAACATGGAGGAAAAGATCTTGAAAGTTTTGTGCTGTTAAACTTTGACGAAGCCAGGAGTTTATTGTCCCAG GTAACTCTTGCTTTGGCTGTATCTGAGGCTGCATATGAATTTGAGCATCGCGATTTGCACTG GGGAAATATTCTACTAAGTCGGAAAGGGTTAGATACAGTGCAATTTACTCTTGAGGGAAATGAAATACACGTCAGAACATATGGATTATTGGTTTCAATAATTGACTTCACTCTTTCCAGGATAAATACAG GCGAAGACATACTTTTTCTGGACCTGTCATCAGACCCCGAACTCTTTGAAGGTCCAAAAGGAGATAAACAG TCTGATACATACAGGAAAATGAGAGATGTCACCGGCGAATTTTGGGAAGGAAG TTTCCCCAAGACAAATGTGCTATGGCTACAGTACTTGGTTGACATACTGCTGCTAAAGAAATCATAC GAAAGGAGCTCCAAAGATGAGAGGGAGCTACGTTCTCTGAAAAAGCGTCTGAATAGCTATGGTTCCGCAAGAGAAGCAACATCGGATGCTTTCTTTTCTGACTTAATCATTAACCTCCAGCATTGA